A window of the Coprobacter fastidiosus genome harbors these coding sequences:
- a CDS encoding patatin-like phospholipase family protein, translating into MIENDKNVAVIKPYHFGLALSGGGARGFAHVGALKVLDEMGVRPDIISGTSAGSLIGVLYADGYTPDEIIDLFSSLNFSDLAEITIPRSGFFKITRFRNFLKKVLRARYLEDLEIPVMVTATDLDQGCSKTFATGPVIDIVCASCSIPVLFSPVIIDNVHYVDGGVLRNFPVTPIRPFCDIVMGVNVNPMVAKEYKKSIIGIAERSYGFIFKSNTLADMKLCDILIQTKEIIDYNIFDIENLREIAACGYRDTQEVISLDKENLKNLKIPFRT; encoded by the coding sequence GGTTTTGCACATGTGGGTGCATTGAAGGTCCTTGATGAGATGGGAGTGCGTCCCGATATTATTTCGGGAACGAGTGCGGGCTCTTTGATCGGAGTATTGTATGCCGACGGATATACTCCGGATGAAATTATAGACTTGTTTTCGTCTCTTAATTTCAGTGATTTGGCAGAAATAACAATCCCTCGTTCGGGATTCTTCAAGATAACGCGTTTTCGAAATTTTTTAAAAAAAGTTTTGCGGGCTCGTTATCTTGAAGATTTAGAAATTCCGGTTATGGTTACAGCTACAGATCTGGATCAGGGATGCAGCAAGACCTTTGCTACAGGACCTGTTATAGATATTGTTTGCGCTTCATGCAGCATCCCTGTGTTGTTTAGTCCGGTAATAATCGATAATGTTCATTATGTCGATGGCGGAGTATTGAGAAATTTTCCGGTTACTCCTATCCGCCCGTTTTGCGATATTGTTATGGGAGTAAATGTGAATCCGATGGTTGCGAAAGAGTACAAAAAGTCGATTATCGGAATAGCAGAACGTTCATACGGTTTTATTTTCAAAAGTAATACGCTTGCCGATATGAAGTTATGTGACATACTTATACAAACTAAAGAAATTATAGATTATAACATATTTGATATAGAGAATCTTAGGGAGATTGCTGCTTGTGGGTATCGAGATACTCAAGAGGTTATAAGTTTAGATAAAGAAAATCTTAAAAATCTAAAAATTCCTTTTCGCACATAG
- a CDS encoding alpha-amylase family protein encodes MNRRQKMIIYQVLPRLFGNQNDACKCNGTIEENGVGKLADFTPKVLREIKMLGCTHIWYTGIIEHATQTDYTQYGIERDNMFVVKGKAGSPYAIKDYYDVDPDLAVNISERMQEFESLVGRSHAAGLKVIIDFVPNHVARRYHSDAKPDGVIDLGQNDNSEVHFDPQNNFYYIPRQEFQPQFYIGEGDQKYREYPAKATGNDCFGAYPNRNDWYETVKLNYGVDYLHGRRKCFDPIPDTWFKMRDILLFWCSKGIDGFRCDMAEMVPVEFWGWVIPRIKELYSGVDFIAEVYNPHEYRYYIEGGKFDYLYDKVGLYDLLRSIVNGHAAASQITRCWQSLDGITTHMLNFLENHDEQRIASPNFAGDPFRAYPALIVSAMMNVNPMMIYFGQELGEPAADAEGFSGLDGRTTIFDYWSVPSVRAWYAGGTCSVVGLTPEQKELRRRYKQVLTLCNKEAAIREGAFFDLMYVNGDNPNFDARKQYAFLRKKDNELLVIIVNFCDRAVDVGVKLPQHAFDLWNMAAREYSAKELLTGDVDQKVVSPEILFRSSVKAYGAVIWKCTDTNNRKKKI; translated from the coding sequence ATGAACAGAAGACAAAAGATGATTATTTATCAGGTGCTTCCGCGCCTGTTCGGGAATCAGAATGATGCGTGTAAATGCAACGGTACGATAGAAGAGAACGGAGTCGGTAAACTGGCAGATTTTACTCCGAAAGTTTTGCGTGAAATAAAAATGCTTGGATGTACGCATATTTGGTACACCGGCATTATTGAACATGCCACGCAAACCGATTATACCCAGTACGGGATTGAGCGGGACAATATGTTTGTCGTAAAGGGGAAGGCCGGTTCTCCTTATGCAATAAAAGACTATTATGATGTCGATCCCGATCTTGCTGTTAATATATCTGAACGGATGCAGGAATTCGAATCTTTAGTCGGGCGTTCTCATGCCGCAGGGTTGAAAGTCATAATAGATTTTGTTCCGAACCATGTTGCCCGCCGTTACCATTCCGATGCAAAACCTGACGGAGTCATCGATTTGGGACAGAATGATAATTCGGAGGTTCATTTTGATCCCCAAAATAATTTCTATTATATTCCTCGACAAGAGTTCCAACCACAATTTTATATAGGAGAAGGAGACCAAAAGTATAGGGAATATCCGGCCAAGGCCACCGGAAATGATTGTTTCGGAGCTTATCCGAATAGAAATGATTGGTATGAAACCGTTAAGTTGAACTATGGAGTAGATTATTTACATGGCCGTCGGAAATGTTTCGATCCCATACCTGACACATGGTTTAAGATGAGAGACATATTGCTGTTTTGGTGTAGTAAAGGTATAGACGGGTTTCGTTGCGATATGGCAGAAATGGTTCCTGTTGAGTTTTGGGGATGGGTGATTCCTCGGATCAAAGAACTATATTCCGGAGTCGATTTTATTGCCGAAGTATATAATCCGCATGAATACAGGTATTATATCGAAGGCGGTAAATTTGACTATCTCTATGATAAAGTCGGGTTGTATGATCTATTACGCAGTATTGTGAATGGGCATGCGGCAGCTTCTCAGATTACCCGCTGTTGGCAATCTTTAGATGGGATAACAACTCACATGTTGAATTTTCTTGAGAATCATGATGAACAGCGTATTGCATCCCCTAATTTTGCAGGAGATCCCTTCCGGGCTTATCCGGCTTTAATTGTTTCGGCAATGATGAATGTAAATCCGATGATGATTTATTTCGGGCAGGAGTTGGGAGAGCCGGCTGCAGATGCCGAAGGTTTCAGCGGATTAGACGGACGCACGACGATTTTCGATTATTGGAGCGTACCTTCGGTTCGTGCATGGTATGCTGGAGGAACATGTTCCGTAGTCGGTCTTACACCGGAACAGAAAGAGTTGCGTCGCCGCTATAAACAAGTGTTGACGTTGTGTAATAAAGAGGCGGCAATCAGAGAAGGCGCTTTTTTTGACTTGATGTATGTAAATGGGGACAATCCGAATTTTGATGCTCGCAAGCAATATGCATTTTTACGGAAAAAGGATAATGAATTGCTGGTTATTATTGTAAATTTCTGTGATAGAGCGGTTGATGTAGGGGTGAAGTTGCCTCAGCATGCTTTTGATTTGTGGAATATGGCAGCAAGAGAATATTCGGCAAAAGAGTTATTGACGGGAGATGTAGACCAGAAAGTCGTTTCACCTGAAA